The Daucus carota subsp. sativus chromosome 7, DH1 v3.0, whole genome shotgun sequence genome window below encodes:
- the LOC108193299 gene encoding probable inactive poly [ADP-ribose] polymerase SRO2: protein MNCIETQQMSFTEDNYEILAADSGSFTSSPKNNTTMRVGDENWEHDVIKNCLVTGLGKLGEHVRVVAVRRNSFSGLSGEGRLRSFRVFSEAVSRKNRGNPNVKFAWYGGSKKEIDEVLAHGFASPGNGGLHGRGVYLSPANFPLDSVLSSDADDSGLRHIILCRVILGKSEQIRAGSEQFQPSSEEFDSGMDNLDEPNKYIIWSCYMNSHILPSFVISFKASLTGSPRIQRPCLIPKSPYMSFPRLMSDLGTYLVPSEMDLITRYHTAFLAKKITRNQLIRTVRQIAGDNLLKAVIKSSRNKTLDNRKHSRNSGAAGKNASSTGRAAG from the exons atgaattgtatcgaaacaCAACAAATGTCGTTCACCGAAGACAACTACGAGATTCTCGCAGCCGATTCTGGTTCATTTACATCTTCTCCGAAGAACAATACAACGATGAGGGTAGGTGACGAAAATTGGGAGCATGACGTCATCAAGAACTGTCTTGTTACGGGCCTGGGGAAGCTTGGCGAGCACGTTAGGGTTGTGGCGGTTCGGAGAAACTCGTTTTCCGGTTTGTCGGGTGAAGGCAGGCTTCGAAGTTTTCGGGTTTTTTCAGAGGCTGTTTCGAGAAAGAACCGGGGAAATCCTAACGTAAAATTTGCATGGTACGGTGGTTCGAAAAAAGAGATTGATGAGGTTTTAGCTCACGGGTTTGCATCGCCTGGGAATGGAGGTTTACATGGACGTGGGGTGTATCTGTCTCCTGCTAATTTTCCTCTGGACAG TGTCTTATCATCAGATGCTGATGACAGTGGATTGAGGCACATTATACTCTGTCGTGTTATATTGGGCAAATCGGAACAAATACGTGCTGGTTCTGAGCAGTTTCAACCGAGTTCAGAAGAGTTTGATAGCGGCATGGATAACTTGGATGAACCCAACAAGTATATCATATGGAGTTGTTACATGAATTCACACATTCTTCCCAGTTTTGTTATTAGTTTCAAGGCATCACTCACTGGTTCACCGAGGATTCAGCGACCTTGTTTGATACCTAAGTCGCCTTACATGAGCTTTCCCAGACTAATGTCAGATCTTGGAACGTATTTAGTACCTTCGGAAATGGACTTGATCACCAGATACCATACTGCATTTCTG GCAAAGAAGATTACGAGGAACCAACTGATAAGGACTGTGAGGCAAATTGCTGGAGACAATCTACTCAAGGCAGTGATCAAATCAAGCAGAAACAAG ACTCTTGATAATCGCAAGCATAGTAGAAATTCTGGAGCAGCAGGAAAAAATGCAAGCAGCACAGGGAGGGCGGCTGGTTAG
- the LOC108193552 gene encoding pantothenate kinase 1 isoform X2: protein MDENPTKTNQSAHLALDIGGTLIKMVYLSSDDNCSPDSQVKVSQEESNEISDGLMKCHTGKGTLHFLKFETSKIDDCLEFISSNQLCSHGDLPDKKQPSAHDRKLIKATGGGAFKFADLFMERLGITLDKVDEMDCLVAGANSLLKANNQEAFTYMNGHKEYLQIDHNDMYPYLLVNIGSGVSMIKVEGDEKFERVSGTSVGGGTFWGLGKLLTNCKSFDELLKLSHVGNNRVIDMLVGDIYGGLDYSKIGLSSTTIASSFGKAISENKELEDYKPEDMARSLLRMISNNIGQISYLNALRFGLKRIFFGGFFIRGHEFTMDTISVAVDFWSKGEAKAMFLRHEGFLGALGAYTSYQKEGSGESMSHQLVEQLSNGVQCTGENQRLLPAEIKSQGK from the exons ATGGATGAGAATCCAACTAAAACAAATCAATCTGCACATCTCGCTCTTGATATTGGAG GCACTCTCATCAAGATGGTATATCTCTCTAGTGATGATAATTGTTCGCCTGATAGTCAAGTAAAGGTGTCCCAGGAGGAAAGCAATGAGATATCTGACGGTCTCATGAAATGCCATACTGGAAAGGGCACGCTGCATTTTCTTAAGTTTGAGACCAGCAAGATTGATGATTGCTTGGAGTTCATTTCGTCCAATCAGCTTTGTAGCCATG GTGATCTACCAGACAAAAAACAGCCTTCTGCACATGATAGAAAGCTTATCAAG GCCACAGGTGGTGGGGCATTTAAGTTTGCTGATTTATTTATGGAAAGGCTTGGCATTACACTCGACAAGGTAGACGAAATGGATTGCCTTGTTGCTGGTGCTAATTCTCTTCTTAAG GCAAATAATCAAGAAGCTTTTACATACATGAATGGCCATAAGGAGTATCTGCAGATTGACCACAATGATATGTATCCATATCTACTTGTTAATATTGGGTCTGGCGTTAGCATGATAAAG GTTGAAGGAGATGAAAAATTTGAGCGAGTTAGTGGAACTAGTGTTGGTGGTGGCACCTTTTGGGGTTTGGGGAAGCTTTTGACAAATTGCAAAAG TTTTGATGAGttgctgaagctgagtcatgTGGGAAATAATAGAGTGATTGACATGCTTGTTGGAGACATATATGGTGGCCTCGACTACTCAAAG ATAGGCCTTTCATCCACAACTATTGCCTCTAGTTTTGGCAAGGCGATTTCTGAAAATAAAGAACTTGAAGACTACAAACCTGAAGATATGGCTCGATCACTCTTACGAATGATTTCAAATAATATTGGACAG ATCTCATACTTAAATGCTCTTCGGTTTGGTCTCAAGCGGATTTTCTTTGGAGGATTCTTTATTCGTGGTCATGAATTTACTATGGATACAATATCCGTGGCAGTTGATTTTTG GTCAAAAGGTGAGGCCAAAGCAATGTTCTTGCGGCATGAGGGATTTCTTGGAGCCTTGGGAGCATACACGAGCTACCAGAAGGAAGGTTCGGGTGAATCAATGTCTCATCAGTTAGTTGAGCAGCTCTCAAATGGTGTACAGTGTACTGGAGAAAATCAACGCCTACTTCCTGCAGAGATAAAATCACAAGGAAAGTAG
- the LOC108193552 gene encoding pantothenate kinase 1 isoform X1: MDENPTKTNQSAHLALDIGGTLIKMVYLSSDDNCSPDSQVKVSQEESNEISDGLMKCHTGKGTLHFLKFETSKIDDCLEFISSNQLCSHGDLPDKKQPSAHDRKLIKATGGGAFKFADLFMERLGITLDKVDEMDCLVAGANSLLKANNQEAFTYMNGHKEYLQIDHNDMYPYLLVNIGSGVSMIKVEGDEKFERVSGTSVGGGTFWGLGKLLTNCKSFSFDELLKLSHVGNNRVIDMLVGDIYGGLDYSKIGLSSTTIASSFGKAISENKELEDYKPEDMARSLLRMISNNIGQISYLNALRFGLKRIFFGGFFIRGHEFTMDTISVAVDFWSKGEAKAMFLRHEGFLGALGAYTSYQKEGSGESMSHQLVEQLSNGVQCTGENQRLLPAEIKSQGK; encoded by the exons ATGGATGAGAATCCAACTAAAACAAATCAATCTGCACATCTCGCTCTTGATATTGGAG GCACTCTCATCAAGATGGTATATCTCTCTAGTGATGATAATTGTTCGCCTGATAGTCAAGTAAAGGTGTCCCAGGAGGAAAGCAATGAGATATCTGACGGTCTCATGAAATGCCATACTGGAAAGGGCACGCTGCATTTTCTTAAGTTTGAGACCAGCAAGATTGATGATTGCTTGGAGTTCATTTCGTCCAATCAGCTTTGTAGCCATG GTGATCTACCAGACAAAAAACAGCCTTCTGCACATGATAGAAAGCTTATCAAG GCCACAGGTGGTGGGGCATTTAAGTTTGCTGATTTATTTATGGAAAGGCTTGGCATTACACTCGACAAGGTAGACGAAATGGATTGCCTTGTTGCTGGTGCTAATTCTCTTCTTAAG GCAAATAATCAAGAAGCTTTTACATACATGAATGGCCATAAGGAGTATCTGCAGATTGACCACAATGATATGTATCCATATCTACTTGTTAATATTGGGTCTGGCGTTAGCATGATAAAG GTTGAAGGAGATGAAAAATTTGAGCGAGTTAGTGGAACTAGTGTTGGTGGTGGCACCTTTTGGGGTTTGGGGAAGCTTTTGACAAATTGCAAAAG TTTCAGTTTTGATGAGttgctgaagctgagtcatgTGGGAAATAATAGAGTGATTGACATGCTTGTTGGAGACATATATGGTGGCCTCGACTACTCAAAG ATAGGCCTTTCATCCACAACTATTGCCTCTAGTTTTGGCAAGGCGATTTCTGAAAATAAAGAACTTGAAGACTACAAACCTGAAGATATGGCTCGATCACTCTTACGAATGATTTCAAATAATATTGGACAG ATCTCATACTTAAATGCTCTTCGGTTTGGTCTCAAGCGGATTTTCTTTGGAGGATTCTTTATTCGTGGTCATGAATTTACTATGGATACAATATCCGTGGCAGTTGATTTTTG GTCAAAAGGTGAGGCCAAAGCAATGTTCTTGCGGCATGAGGGATTTCTTGGAGCCTTGGGAGCATACACGAGCTACCAGAAGGAAGGTTCGGGTGAATCAATGTCTCATCAGTTAGTTGAGCAGCTCTCAAATGGTGTACAGTGTACTGGAGAAAATCAACGCCTACTTCCTGCAGAGATAAAATCACAAGGAAAGTAG
- the LOC108194679 gene encoding uncharacterized protein LOC108194679: MLLRQGLPFRGHDETVDSLNRGNFLEFLEWHCTEKEIKKGPGNCQLTSPKVQKELVIDIISQDCFSETNTELLTCIVFLDPRNSFSDFNHAKLLRLTQFYPNDFSLMDQELLGTQFNNFIFDVRRDKNISELKNIGELAIKMVKTRRHTAYPLVYRLIELTLVLPIATATVERVFSAMKIVNSDLPNHMGDEWLNDSIMVYIEKAIFATVDNESVLQRYQHMQTRRIQLSSISSSSKDITTST, translated from the exons ATGCTTTTGCGCCAAGGTCTTCCTTTTCGGGGTCATGATGAGACTGTGGATTCTTTGAACAGGGGAAACTTTCTTGAATTTCTTGAATGGCATTGCACTGAGAAAGAGATAAAGAAAGGTCCTGGTAATTGTCAACTTACATCTCCAAAGGTGCAAAAAGAATTG gtgattgatattatttcTCAAGATTGCTTTTCAGAGACAAACACTGAGCTGCTTACTTGCATTGTCTTTCTTGATCCCCGAAATTCTTTTTCGGATTTTAATCATGCAAAGCTTCTTCGATTAACACAGTTTTATCCAAATGATTTCTCGTTAATGGATCAAGAACTATTGGGTACTCAGTTCAACAACTTCATCTTTGATGTCCGACGCGATAAAAATATTTCAGAACTTAAGAATATAGGGGAGCTTGCAATTAAAATGGTGAAGACTCGTAGACATACAGCTTATCCTCTTGTTTATCGATTGATTGAGTTAACTCTTGTTTTGCCTATTGCGACAGCTACTGTTGAGAGAGTATTCTCAGCAATGAAAATTGTGAATTCTGATTTGCCTAATCATATGGGGGATGAGTGGCTGAATGATAGTATAATGGTGTACATCGAGAAGGCAATATTTGCGACTGTGGATAACGAATCAGTCTTGCAACGTTATCAGCATATGCAAACTCGGAGGATTCAGTTATCATCTATTAGTTCTTCAAGTAAGGATATCACCACCAGCACATAA
- the LOC135147881 gene encoding uncharacterized protein LOC135147881 has protein sequence MLLRQGLPFRGHDETVDSLNRGNFLEFLEWHCTEKEIKKGPGNCQLTSPKVQKELVIDIISQDCFSETNTELLTCIVFLDPRNSFSDFNHAKLFRLTQFYPNDFSLMDQELLGTQFNNFIFDVRRDKNISELKNIGELAIKMVKTRRHTAYPLVYRLIELTLVLPIATATVERVFSAMKIVNSDLPNHMGDEWLNNSIMAYIEKAIFATVDNESVLQRYQHMQTRRIQLSSISSSSKDITTST, from the exons ATGCTTTTGCGCCAAGGTCTTCCTTTTCGGGGTCATGATGAGACTGTGGATTCTTTGAACAGGGGAAACTTTCTTGAATTTCTTGAATGGCATTGCACTGAGAAAGAGATAAAGAAAGGTCCTGGTAATTGTCAACTTACATCTCCAAAGGTGCAAAAAGAATTG gtgattgatattatttcTCAAGATTGCTTTTCAGAGACAAACACTGAGCTGCTTACTTGCATTGTCTTTCTTGATCCCCGAAATTCTTTTTCGGATTTTAATCATGCAAAGCTTTTTCGATTAACACAGTTTTATCCAAATGATTTCTCGTTAATGGATCAAGAACTATTGGGTACTCAGTTCAACAACTTCATCTTTGATGTCCGACGCGATAAAAATATTTCAGAACTTAAGAATATAGGGGAGCTTGCAATTAAAATGGTGAAGACTCGTAGACATACAGCTTATCCTCTTGTTTATCGATTGATTGAGTTAACTCTTGTTTTGCCTATTGCGACAGCTACTGTTGAGAGAGTATTCTCAGCAATGAAAATTGTGAATTCTGATTTGCCTAATCATATGGGGGATGAGTGGCTGAATAACAGTATAATGGCGTACATCGAGAAGGCAATATTTGCGACTGTGGATAACGAATCAGTCTTGCAACGTTATCAGCATATGCAAACTCGGAGGATTCAGTTATCATCTATTAGTTCTTCAAGTAAGGATATCACCACCAGCACATAA